Proteins from a single region of Hordeum vulgare subsp. vulgare chromosome 6H, MorexV3_pseudomolecules_assembly, whole genome shotgun sequence:
- the LOC123405567 gene encoding 36.4 kDa proline-rich protein-like, producing the protein MARIAPLVLVALLSVLAAPSSGCPSCPTLATPPPLPPPKVTPPPSSVPCSPPPYSPAPRPPTPATPTPSSPTGKCPVDVLKLVACVDALNWVVHAVVGTNASETCCPLLSGVADLDVALIRSGCCASGLRVE; encoded by the coding sequence ATGGCCCGCATTGCGCCGCTCGTGCTGGTGGCGCTTCTCTCTGTGCTGGCCGCGCCGTCGTCGGGGTGCCCAAGCTGCCCTACCCTGGCGACGCCtccccccctgccgccgccgaagGTGACTCCCCCGCCGTCGTCCGTGCCGTGCTCTCCACCGCCGTACTCCCCCGCGCCGAGGCCCCCGACGCCGGCCACACCAACGCCATCGTCGCCGACGGGCAAGTGCCCCGTGGACGTGCTGAAGCTGGTGGCGTGCGTGGACGCGCTCAACTGGGTGGTGCATGCGGTGGTGGGCACCAACGCCAGCGAGACCTGCTGCCCGCTGCTGTCCGGCGTGGCCGACCTCGACGTCGCGTTGATCCGATCCGGATGCTGCGCGAGTGGTTTGCGGGTTGAATAG